A part of Aspergillus flavus chromosome 1, complete sequence genomic DNA contains:
- a CDS encoding rho guanyl nucleotide exchange factor produces MSGSDVEHVSCFLNGNSRELRRQSSPTTNDYFYDAPTEDSFETSLTASCSAAPPFASTTYSAQQGLTDSPILPATAGLSSNDRSSPDPDDYYRPHPHTLVAIGNTAAGSGESLMVEVDNAEVTEDHPTQFQRVCSVPAHPSKSVESSGPFRSLSDSSYGNIGFGSTIRVPPARASTARSRQVSFKDLVNKFNNNQDQVLPLPSTSTSRTVSPASPTDGSIQSKAASRLQQTHHSSIKKAPIPRWNTIGTFDPDIASERSLPRLRTSDIKDNGPSSSNLSQRPPFGQLLALDTGFDNLGYGTPSLPRRRGSEGTIPSPNPAFLDHPESALGLTPLTPTAWYLGRTPFLEAVHTTSSTPNHRRTRSDFAGDRPGGVAVCLSDTHMAVQPPLQPQPGTSLESPHSKSRIPISSRRLNSASASGDSSPSSPTRTELAFGNRSAQQIALPPKGVSRLPKPSPKQASNPARELTYEGEATFATPPHARREVAPGRARQYIPEKGTLLEAYIAAPPPKKSPPLRSSRPRQPVSQTAQTAPRSKVVETVSNFQRQINCDREPRNSRLRERRLPELGNVDFATRRQRIQQAFNRTVEENERKEEKAAELRRQVKAQEDTQQPVQPTTPKQQFTGLADVITSAQPEDNVTVIEELGECGHETKDMTPETEASKAHQQLHVDTDVSLTENSRNTTDYHPMTMDSPTLGHSGIILNSQGYESTPCDLQPDSAVTTGSNETHTTAFDPEPQDELSKQNLHASHRTLLSQIMRIRDSSPSSSSCDEQDYGFSDNDEKESIPIVLRDALAIEDSIDSSENQEHRDLYIKQGATDTDPMNRWSMSSWSSSLHHGNSSGGQCEGSDDDLSNIQHCVEDSEEATTKSCSASSSIPSVIGHPLSHALSQTASEVTEPSKEVISHTLPYGSSNTPSLIRLGGWDSKRVSQLYIEELASGRNHPLPMPAIRASPEPPHSRIEQRNEGRNDSLTDDPVLITETDRIQPSERMRHPASLFLRDDWEHASPSIMDWMQIAVDEGSAHQDPTIDNSRRNNGVPTSQLVTPNAHPKGADEGLGLAINVHPPQEFDNDDVPPPPIPRHDPPAPPSDTQESTVHPPPQIPVVHPNIFSNAIFAPLGPVQSTDSSEDSSLRRLEPTPSSQTVDSSATSLVPSTSEHPRPRTASPTPEQRQLKKRRHVIKELVDTEYTFGRDMKVVDDIYKGTSSSCLDLSTEDVKVLFANSDQVVQFSMAFQDTLKEAAKSVYIMPKSQRWTSRRNARNPITKTDQESSTETSTSDLEKDNATFIGQAFIAHIANMEKVYADYLKNHDAANKKLQTLQKNPKVAIWLKECRDWASDLTTAWDLDSLLVKPVQRILKYPLLLSELLESTPQDHPDRAALINALEEVTNISVRINELKKRADVVGQVVGRKRKESDVRAGLSKAFGRRTEKLKQQVGISDLVEDKEYDALSQRFGDNFFQLQVVMRDAEGYTREVQGSIDCLGEITSAIEEFIKVAPTAYHEIEGKCDELRAVVQGVLTEALPNHIAVVRKSVIDPMVTLLKLHDGPQRVMKKRDKRLMDYARFKSIKERGDKPDKKTTEQGEQFVALNEALKDELPKLYSLTAKLMEACLKSFVHIQTSWFKTLQDKLCPLVDSFPDDIQKVIGDWNANFSFSEAQVLSLGICNGSLLADAVNLVNFNTPPTGANISSPRRPSTVNSASTRVGSTMDESPKASHDFGSGSHAFQSPSLDSQSQISLGRKRADSTFSGRAPPDSIELPRSQMLQQITGSSSASVLQPSSNRESCPSLPRLSLDSPFLVDVIGPSESSDKPTEEQPSSPGRYSGFFSSAMPMSDNPQDNPPQENEAPKEPAVLFLAASIYEFNIDRARREAGYPYLTYVVGEIFDVIAEKGELWLAKNQDDPTHQVGWIWNKHFAKLST; encoded by the exons ATGTCCGGCAGTGATGTCGAGCACGTTTCTTGCTTTCTGAACGGCAACTCTCGTGAGCTCCGGCGCCAATCTTCTCCGACTACCAACGATTACTTCTATGATGCTCCGACGGAAGACTCCTTTGAAACATCACTAACTGCCTCCTGTTCTGCCGCACCACCTTTTGCCAGTACCACATATTCCGCGCAACAGGGTCTCACAGACTCTCCAATATTGCCTGCAACCGCAGGCCTATCCTCGAACGACCGATCCTCGCCCGACCCTGACGACTACTATCGCCCACATCCACACACATTGGTTGCAATCGGTAATACTGCTGCTGGTTCAGGCGAATCTTTGAtggttgaagttgataaCGCCGAAGTTACCGAAGACCACCCGACACAATTTCAACGAGTGTGCTCTGTGCCAGCGCACCCATCGAAGTCTGTGGAAAGCTCAGGGCCCTTTCGCTCGCTCTCAGATTCATCATACGGAAACATTGGGTTCGGATCCACTATCAGGGTACCGCCAGCGCGGGCGTCGACGGCGAGGTCAAGGCAGGTCTCGTTTAAGGACCTCGTGAACAAGTTCAACAACAACCAGGATCAAGTTCTCCCACTACCGTCAACGTCTACATCCAGAACTGTTAGCCCGGCTAGCCCTACGGATGGGTCAATACAATCCAAGGCTGCTTCACGTCTGCAACAAACTCACCATTCGTCAATTAAGAAAGCCCCAATACCTCGGTGGAACACGATAGGCACTTTTGACCCCGATATAGCGTCAGAACGTTCTCTACCTCGGCTGAGGACAAGCGACATCAAAGATAATGGTCCCAGCTCTTCCAACCTTTCTCAGCGGCCCCCGTTTGGCCAATTGCTTGCATTAGATACGGGTTTTGACAACTTGGGATATGGAACACCCTCACTTCCGCGCCGTCGAGGTTCTGAAGGGACTATCCCGAGCCCAAACCCAGCATTTCTAGACCATCCTGAATCAGCACTTGGCTTGACGCCTTTGACTCCCACCGCTTGGTATCTAGGACGTACGCCGTTTCTAGAGGCTGTTCATACCACTTCGAGTACGCCTAACcaccgaagaacaaggagTGATTTCGCTGGAGATCGACCTGGAGGTGTGGCGGTGTGCCTTTCTGATACCCATATGGCGGTCCAGCCCCCCTTGCAGCCGCAGCCCGGCACATCCCTAGAGAGCCCACATTCCAAGTCACGCATTCCAATTTCTTCCCGCCGCCTTAATTCAGCTTCCGCCTCGGGCGATTCATCGCCGTCTTCACCAACAAGAACCGAGCTAGCTTTCGGCAACCGATCTGCGCAGCAGATCGCTCTGCCGCCGAAAGGCGTTAGCCGCCTGCCCAAGCCATCCCCCAAACAGGCGTCTAATCCCGCTCGTGAACTGACCTACGAGGGCGAAGCAACGTTTGCGACACCGCCCCATGCAAGGCGGGAAGTGGCCCCTGGCAGGGCCCGTCAGTACATCCCTGAGAAGGGTACCCTTTTGGAGGCATACATAGCTGCTCCTCCGCCGAAGAAGTCACCGCCTCTCCGTAGTTCACGACCCCGTCAACCCGTCTCACAAACTGCCCAAACGGCGCCACGCTCAAAAGTGGTGGAAACAGTTTCGAATTTTCAAAGACAAATTAACTGTGATCGTGAGCCACGAAACTCCAGGCTCCGAGAGCGACGACTGCCAGAATTGGGTAATGTCGACTTTGCAACCCGGCGACAGAGAATCCAGCAGGCTTTCAATCGCACagttgaagagaatgaacgaaaagaagagaaagcagcAGAGCTCCGACGCCAGGTCAAAGCTCAAGAAGACACACAGCAGCCTGTTCAGCCTACTACACCTAAACAACAGTTTACTGGACTTGCGGATGTGATTACTTCGGCACAGCCTGAAGATAACGTGACGGTAATCGAGGAACTTGGCGAGTGTGGACATGAAACAAAAGACATGACACCCGAGACAGAGGCTTCCAAAGCGCATCAACAGCTTCACGTCGATACAGACGTATCTTTAACAGAGAATTCTCGAAATACAACAGACTATCATCCGATGACGATGGATTCACCAACATTAGGCCACTCGGGGATAATTTTGAACAGCCAAGGATATGAGTCGACGCCCTGCGACCTGCAACCCGACTCCGCCGTAACAACAGGGTCTAACGAGACCCATACCACCGCATTTGATCCAGAACCTCAAGATGAGCTTTCCAAACAGAATCTACATGCATCGCATAGAACCCTGTTGAGCCAAATAATGCGTATTCGTGATTCTAGCCCCAGCAGTTCATCGTGTGACGAGCAAGATTATGGTTTTTCTGAtaatgatgagaaggagtcTATTCCCATTGTTCTGAGAGATGCGTTGGCTATCGAAGACTCTATAGACAGCAGTGAGAACCAAGAGCACCGTGATCTTTATATCAAACAGGGTGCTACTGATACCGACCCAATGAACCGATGGAGTATGAGTTCCTGGTCTTCTTCCCTGCATCACGGAAATTCTTCGGGTGGGCAATGTGAGGGCAGCGATGACGATCTTTCCAACATACAGCATTGTGTCGAGGATAGCGAAGAGGCTACCACTAAGTCATGCTCTGCATCTTCGAGCATCCCATCTGTCATTGGTCATCCACTTTCTCATGCATTGTCCCAGACAGCCAGTGAGGTAACAGAACCAAGTAAAGAAGTCATATCACATACACTTCCTTACGGATCTTCGAACACACCCAGCTTAATAAGGCTGGGTGGGTGGGATTCTAAGCGTGTGTCTCAGCTTTACATAGAGGAGCTTGCGAGTGGCAGGAATCATCCCCTTCCTATGCCAGCGATACGTGCGTCTCCAGAGCCGCCACATTCACGGATTGAGCAAAGGAACGAAGGGAGAAATGATAGTCTGACGGATGATCCTGTTCTAATAACGGAAACTGACCGTATCCAACCCTCAGAACGGATGCGACATCCCGCAAGCTTGTTTTTACGTGACGACTGGGAGCATGCGTCTCCATCAATAATGGATTGGATGCAGATAGCCGTCGATGAAGGATCCGCACATCAGGACCCCACGATTGACAACAGCCGGAGAAATAATGGTGTCCCAACATCGCAGTTAGTGACCCCCAACGCACATCCAAAAGGCGCCGACGAAGGCCTAGGTCTGGCAATCAATGTGCATCCACCTCAGGAGTTTGATAATGACGATGTCCCACCGCCTCCTATACCACGTCATGATCCTCCAGCTCCCCCCTCCGACACTCAAGAGAGCACTGTTCATCCTCCCCCACAGATTCCTGTGGTTCATCCCAACATCTTTTCGAACGCCATCTTCGCGCCGCTGGGGCCCGTTCAAAGCACCGATAGCAGTGAAGACTCCTCTCTCCGGCGACTTGAGCCGACACCTTCCTCACAGACAGTAGACTCATCGGCAACCTCGTTGGTTCCTTCGACTTCAGAACACCCTCGCCCACGAACCGCGTCCCCAACTCCAGAACAACGCCAACTGAAGAAGCGGCGACACGTCATAAAGGAATTAGTTGATACCGAATACACGTTCGGGAGGGACATGAAAGTCGTCGATGATATTTATAAAGGCACTTCGAGTTCATGCCTAGACCTCTCCACAGAAGATGTCAAAGTGCTCTTTGCAAATTCGGACCAAGTCGTGCAATTTTCTATGGCTTTCCAGGACACTCTTAAGGAGGCAGCGAAAAGTGTTTATATAATGCCTAAATCCCAACGGTGGACCAGCCGGCGTAACGCGCGAAATCCTATAACGAAGACGGATCAAGAATCTTCTACTGAAACTAGCACTTCCGACCTGGAGAAAGATAATGCGACTTTCATTGGGCAGGCATTCATAGCGCATATAGCAAACATGGAGAAGGTTTACGCCGACTACTTGAAGAACCACGATGCTGCCAATAAGAAACTTCAGACCCTGCAGAAGAACCCGAAAGTGGCTATTTGGCTCAAAGAATGTCGGGACTGGGCATCGGATCTCACAACAGCATGGGATCTAGATTCGTTGCTCGTCAAGCCAGTACAGCGGATCTTGAAATATCCGCTCCTCTTAAGTGAACTCCTTGAATCAACACCTCAGGATCATCCAGACCGTGCTGCGCTCATTAATGCACTTGAAGAGGTTACGAACATCTCTGTTCGTATAAACGAGCTGAAGAAACGTGCAGATGTCGTGGGGCAAGTGGTTGgccgaaagagaaaagagtcTGATGTTAGGGCAGGCTTGTCAAAGGCATTTGGACGTCGCACAGAGAAGTTGAAGCAACAGGTTGGCATATCCGATCTGGTCGAAGACAAGGAATACGATGCTCTGTCTCAGAGGTTCGGAGACAATTTCTTTCAATTGCAAGTTGTCATGCGGGATGCGGAGGGGTATACGCGTGAAGTACAGGGATCCATAGACTGCTTGGGCGAAATCACCAGCGCTATAGAAGAGTTTATCAAAGTCGCCCCAACTGCTTACCATGAAATTGAAGGCAAATGCGATGAGCTGAGGGCGGTTGTTCAAGGTGTATTGACAGAGGCACTACCCAACCAT ATCGCTGTCGTTCGTAAGAGCGTCATTGACCCAATGGTCACATTGCTTAAACTTCATGATGGACCACAGAGAGTGATGAAAAAGCGCGACAAACGCCTTATGGATTATGCCCGCTTCAAGAGCATCAAGGAACGAGGGGACAAGCCGGACAAGAAAACCACCGAGCAAGGAGAGCAGTTTGTAGCTCTCAACGAAGCCCTTAAAGATGAACTTCCGAAACTCTACTCTCTTACCGCCAAATTGATGGAGGCTTGCCTGAAAAGCTTCGTTCATATACAAACGTCGTGGTTTAAAACTTTGCAGGACAAACTTTGCCCCCTAGTGGACTCGTTCCCGGACGATATCCAGAAGGTGATTGGTGATTGGAATGCGAATTTCAGCTTCTCTGAGGCACAGGTACTGTCGCTAGGCATCTGCAACGGCTCGTTGTTGGCAGACGCTGTCAACCTTGTCAATTTCAACACTCCTCCAACCGGAGCAAATATTAGTTCGCCGCGGCGCCCATCAACAGTCAATAGTGCCAGTACTCGCGTCGGATCCACTATGGATGAATCACCCAAAGCTTCCCATGATTTTGGCAGTGGTAGCCACGCTTTCCAGTCGCCAAGTCTTGATAGCCAGTCCCAAATCTCTCTTGGACGCAAGCGTGCTGATTCAACTTTCTCGGGTCGCGCTCCACCAGATTCGATTGAATTACCCCGGAGTCAAATGTTGCAACAGATTACTGGCTCCTCATCAGCTTCTGTACTTCAGCCCAGCTCTAACAGAGAGTCTTGTCCAAGCCTGCCTCGGTTGAGCCTTGATTCTCCATTCCTTGTCGACGTCATTGGCCCTTCTGAGAGTAGCGACAAACCAACCGAAGAACAGCCGAGCTCTCCTGGTCGGTACTCCGGCTTTTTCTCGTCCGCTATGCCAATGTCGGATAACCCACAAGACAACCCTCCCCAGGAGAACGAAGCACCTAAAGAGCCCGCTGTGCTATTCCTTGCTGCTAGTATCTATGAATTCAACATTGACCGTGCCCGACGAGAAGCCGGGTATCCCTACTTGACATACGTCGTCGGAGAAATTTTTGATGTCATCGCTGAAAAGGGCGAGCTGTGGCTAGCCAAGAACCAGGACGACCCTACTCACCAGGTCGGCTGGATCTGGAATAAGCATTTTGCGAAGCTTTCAACCTGA